Genomic window (Streptomyces yatensis):
GCACCCCGACGATTTCATCGAGGACGGCCACGCCGCGGTGAACCTGGTGCGCGGGCTCAACCGGGACTGGATCTCGTTCCTCTACTGCACCCCGCACACCTTCCACCAGGGCAACGACGCCACCGGCATCATCCGCCACGCCGGCGAGAAGGTCACCTATGTGCATCTGGCCGACACGCTCGACCACACCGCCTCGAACGGGCTGCGCTACATCGTCAACCCGCCCGGATCGCCCGCCCGGGTGCACCAGCACGCCGAAATCGGCCGTGGTGAGGTCGACTTCGACGAGGTCTTCGCCGCGCTCGCCCCGGTCGGCTTCGACGGCGTGGTGTCCTCCTGTGTGTTCGGCTGGGAGGAGCGGGCCGCCGAGATCAGCGTCCGCCAGCGGGAGAAGGCCACCACCCTGATCGAGAAGTACTTCGGCGCCGGCGCACTCGGCGGCAGCTGACCCGGGGACCCGCCACCTGCGGCGAAGCCGTACGCGGGGCTGCCGGGGAGGGGTCTGCTTCGCAGGCGGCAATGGCGCCCCTCCCCGGACCGGTTTCACGGGTCCTGGCGCCGGAACTCGGTCATCAGCTGATCCACCACCCCACGCAGCGGCAGATCCAGGGCTTCGGCCGCGGATTCCACATCGGAGAGCTCCGGTTCGACCGTACGGCTCCCGTCTCCGACTTCGGACACCTTGACGCTGATGCGCTGCCGTCGCCCCTCGGGTCCGACGGCCACGGTCACCGACCGGCGGGCAAGAGTGGCCCGTTGCCAGGACGACCAGCGCACCCCCACCGTGGTGGTGTGGCGGAACACCGTGTCGACGATCGCCCCCCGCAGGCTCTCGTCGCACAGGCCGGTGCGGACTTGTCCGTGCCGCCCGTGCCGGGCGGTGAATATTTTGGACGCCAGGCGAGATTTCAGACCCTGTCAGCGGTCACGTCATCCGCGTTTCCGGCCCGTTCCTGCCGTCGGCCGAAGGACACCGAGCCCCGGGTCTCCGGGACGGCGATGAGCGCGACGACGAACACCAGGCTCGATCCGGCCAGGAAGAACACCAGCCGCGAAGGAACATGGGCGAGATCAGGACTGAGCAGGGTGACGAACGTCGGCGTGAGGCCGCCGAGCATAAAGCCCATGTTCCAGCTGACCGCCGTGCCCCTGGCCCGCAGCTCCGTCGGATACCGCTCGTTCAGGAAGATCATCAGTGGCGCATAGGCCGCGTTGGACAGCATCACCATGATCACGCA
Coding sequences:
- a CDS encoding sugar phosphate isomerase/epimerase family protein, coding for MKLALDPQMFYATHSVLELPDVVARMGYSWMELSPKADFVPFFGHPRADDSTVAKLRKRAADAGVGIASVLPVQRWSGPGEEERQAAVRAWKRAIRMTVDLGVDTMNSEFNGRPEAAEFAESQFLRSMDELIPVFEREGLKLVLEPHPDDFIEDGHAAVNLVRGLNRDWISFLYCTPHTFHQGNDATGIIRHAGEKVTYVHLADTLDHTASNGLRYIVNPPGSPARVHQHAEIGRGEVDFDEVFAALAPVGFDGVVSSCVFGWEERAAEISVRQREKATTLIEKYFGAGALGGS
- the larC gene encoding nickel insertion protein, which translates into the protein MKSRLASKIFTARHGRHGQVRTGLCDESLRGAIVDTVFRHTTTVGVRWSSWQRATLARRSVTVAVGPEGRRQRISVKVSEVGDGSRTVEPELSDVESAAEALDLPLRGVVDQLMTEFRRQDP